One part of the Flavobacterium johnsoniae UW101 genome encodes these proteins:
- a CDS encoding mevalonate kinase family protein, protein MKGPLFYSKILLFGEYGIIRDSKGLSIPYNFYNGALKKSEEPSAEAISSNKSLRSFASYLEVLQTQQPELVTFDLETLKSDVETGMYFDSSIPQGYGVGSSGALVAAIYDKYAANKITVLENLTREKLLQLKNIFSQMESFFHGKSSGLDPLNSYLSIPILINSKDNIEATGIPTQSFDGKGAVFLLDSGIVGETAPMVNIFMENLKDKGFRTMLKNQFVKYTDACVENFLHGDMKSLFTNTKKLSKVVLNNFKPMIPEQFHGIWQHGIDTNDYYLKLCGSGGGGYILGFTEDLERAKVSLKDYKLEVVYQF, encoded by the coding sequence ATGAAAGGACCACTATTTTACTCAAAAATATTACTCTTTGGAGAATACGGAATTATCCGTGACTCTAAAGGACTTTCTATTCCTTATAATTTTTATAACGGCGCTTTGAAAAAAAGCGAAGAGCCTTCGGCAGAAGCAATCTCATCTAACAAAAGTCTAAGAAGTTTTGCTTCTTACCTTGAAGTTTTGCAGACACAGCAGCCGGAATTGGTTACTTTCGATTTAGAAACTCTTAAAAGCGATGTTGAAACTGGAATGTATTTCGATTCTAGTATTCCGCAGGGATATGGTGTTGGAAGCAGCGGAGCACTTGTTGCAGCCATTTATGATAAATATGCAGCTAACAAAATCACTGTTTTAGAAAACCTTACACGCGAAAAACTATTACAGTTAAAAAACATATTTTCTCAAATGGAAAGTTTTTTCCATGGAAAAAGTTCTGGATTAGATCCGTTAAATAGTTATTTGAGTATTCCAATCCTTATTAATTCAAAAGACAATATTGAAGCAACCGGAATTCCAACTCAAAGTTTTGACGGAAAAGGCGCAGTATTTTTATTAGATTCTGGAATTGTTGGCGAAACGGCTCCAATGGTTAATATTTTTATGGAAAACCTAAAAGACAAAGGTTTCCGTACAATGCTTAAAAATCAGTTTGTAAAATATACAGATGCCTGCGTAGAGAACTTTCTGCACGGCGACATGAAATCTTTATTTACCAATACTAAAAAACTTTCTAAAGTAGTTTTAAACAACTTTAAACCTATGATTCCAGAACAATTTCACGGAATCTGGCAGCACGGAATTGACACTAACGATTATTACCTAAAACTCTGCGGTTCTGGCGGAGGCGGTTATATTCTGGGATTTACCGAAGATTTAGAACGTGCTAAAGTTTCTTTAAAAGACTATAAACTAGAAGTTGTTTACCAATTCTAA
- a CDS encoding DUF502 domain-containing protein: protein MKSIFKIIKATFLGGILFLVPLVVLLIILEKGYGIIQKITLPLVNNLPRVHVLGIALQELIGILIIILICFAAGLLARTARAKKLIQKLEDGILSFVPGYSFMKSMNESIMGFESKQDLKVILVPTDAGWQFAFLIEQINENNFTVFIPDAPNPWSGSVVLVEKKDIREIEITQKEALACIRKLGYGSKELLKNKF from the coding sequence ATGAAAAGTATTTTTAAAATAATTAAAGCAACTTTTTTAGGAGGAATTCTGTTCTTAGTGCCTTTAGTGGTACTGCTTATTATTCTTGAAAAAGGGTATGGCATTATTCAAAAAATAACACTTCCGCTTGTAAATAACCTGCCCAGAGTTCATGTTTTAGGAATTGCTCTTCAGGAACTTATTGGAATACTAATAATCATTTTAATTTGTTTTGCTGCTGGTTTGCTGGCACGAACAGCCAGGGCAAAAAAACTGATTCAAAAATTAGAAGATGGTATTTTAAGCTTTGTACCCGGATATTCGTTTATGAAAAGCATGAACGAAAGTATTATGGGTTTTGAATCTAAGCAAGATCTAAAAGTAATTTTGGTTCCAACTGATGCCGGCTGGCAGTTTGCATTTTTAATAGAACAGATTAACGAAAACAACTTTACCGTTTTTATACCCGATGCTCCAAATCCGTGGAGCGGATCAGTTGTTTTGGTAGAAAAAAAAGACATTCGGGAAATCGAAATTACCCAGAAAGAAGCTTTGGCTTGCATTAGAAAATTGGGCTATGGCTCTAAAGAATTGTTAAAAAACAAGTTCTAA
- a CDS encoding YncE family protein — MLTLIGCSNNDSNDSNEQIKETNYSIPDTLNFTIFNNNLVLNIENQAKTSLNYTITSSKDYVSLSKKEGAITSLNHDEIKVTVDKKNLTNGKSYSKLYLNINNKKDSIVVSVTNFVEQKVVLNSDVVDAEFSKVTNQLIYVSSSPATINILSTNTGAIESIPLQYIPTCVSISQDGKTAAVGHDAHISYVNLTNKTIINTYSVSCYALDIVLANNKWAYVFPQKDQWTHLRCVNMNLQDDNEILQSGNLIFAGTKGRLHPSGKYLYGADNGLSPSDIEKYNIQNGNAEYLYDSPYHGDYPMNGNLWFSEDGNRIFTRGKTVLRTSELRNQDMAYNGTITTADSYSSIEWLDHSAAKNNIYLLLTTGDWMLRKLPYVYIYNDTNLAFKKKISLEQFLVSKNESEKVFYNAEPFFVFSNSAGNSLFVIVKATGAGLNKEWAIEKISIE, encoded by the coding sequence TTGTTAACTCTTATTGGCTGTTCCAACAATGATTCAAATGACTCAAACGAACAAATAAAAGAAACTAATTACTCTATACCAGATACCTTAAATTTTACTATTTTCAACAATAATCTTGTCCTTAACATTGAGAATCAAGCAAAAACTTCATTAAATTATACAATAACAAGTTCAAAAGATTATGTCAGCCTTTCTAAAAAAGAGGGTGCCATAACCTCTTTAAATCATGATGAAATTAAGGTCACTGTTGATAAAAAAAACTTGACAAATGGTAAATCTTATTCAAAATTATATCTAAATATCAACAATAAAAAAGACTCAATAGTTGTAAGTGTAACCAATTTTGTAGAACAAAAAGTGGTTTTAAATTCTGATGTTGTCGATGCAGAGTTTTCTAAAGTCACTAATCAGCTTATTTATGTTTCTTCAAGTCCTGCAACGATCAATATTCTATCTACAAACACAGGAGCAATAGAAAGCATACCATTACAATATATCCCTACATGCGTATCGATTTCACAAGATGGAAAAACTGCTGCTGTTGGACATGATGCACACATTTCTTATGTTAATTTAACTAACAAAACTATCATAAACACCTATTCTGTATCTTGCTATGCACTTGATATTGTATTAGCAAACAATAAATGGGCTTATGTTTTTCCACAAAAAGATCAATGGACTCATTTAAGATGTGTCAATATGAATTTGCAGGATGACAACGAAATTCTTCAATCTGGTAATCTAATATTTGCAGGTACAAAAGGAAGACTGCATCCGTCAGGCAAGTATCTATATGGAGCAGATAATGGCCTAAGTCCTTCTGATATAGAAAAATACAACATTCAAAATGGAAATGCAGAATATCTTTATGATTCTCCTTATCACGGAGATTATCCGATGAATGGAAATCTATGGTTTTCTGAAGATGGAAATAGAATATTTACCAGAGGCAAAACGGTATTAAGAACTTCTGAACTTAGAAATCAGGATATGGCATATAATGGTACAATTACTACTGCCGATTCGTACTCATCAATTGAATGGTTAGATCATTCAGCAGCAAAAAATAATATCTATCTACTACTAACAACTGGAGATTGGATGCTAAGGAAACTTCCGTATGTGTATATATATAATGATACAAATCTTGCTTTTAAAAAGAAAATATCGTTAGAGCAATTTCTAGTTTCTAAAAATGAATCCGAAAAAGTATTCTACAATGCCGAGCCATTTTTTGTATTTAGTAATTCTGCTGGAAATAGTTTATTTGTAATAGTAAAAGCAACTGGAGCAGGTTTAAATAAAGAATGGGCAATAGAAAAAATAAGTATTGAATAA
- a CDS encoding DUF456 domain-containing protein produces the protein MDSLLLILGFICMVVGVFGSFLPVLPGLSSCWVGLLLLYLTKAVDNNYWLLGITLLLTIIITVLDYIIPAKGTKKFGGSSYGVWGTNIGLIIGILAPIPFGVIIGPFVGALVGEMIYDSTNHKRALKAATGSLLGFLASSFINFVFCIIYFGIFIHTTWEYRNLLF, from the coding sequence ATGGATTCATTATTGTTGATATTAGGTTTTATATGCATGGTAGTAGGTGTTTTTGGCAGTTTTCTGCCTGTCTTGCCGGGACTTTCCAGCTGTTGGGTTGGTTTACTGCTGTTGTACTTAACAAAAGCCGTTGATAACAATTACTGGCTTTTAGGGATAACACTTTTGCTTACTATAATAATTACTGTTTTAGATTATATCATTCCGGCAAAAGGAACTAAAAAGTTTGGCGGAAGCTCTTATGGTGTTTGGGGAACAAACATTGGGTTAATAATTGGAATTCTGGCTCCAATTCCGTTTGGGGTAATTATTGGTCCGTTTGTAGGAGCTTTAGTTGGTGAAATGATATATGATTCAACAAACCATAAACGTGCGTTAAAAGCAGCTACAGGATCTCTTCTTGGTTTCCTTGCATCGAGTTTTATCAACTTTGTGTTTTGTATAATCTATTTCGGAATTTTCATCCACACAACATGGGAATATCGAAACTTATTATTTTAA
- a CDS encoding DUF937 domain-containing protein, with protein sequence MTPNLQIELRRFISSNVVSKLNKFYFENDALLIKGIDVSIGTVLMGLYNKAEESGFYKEIVSQIEDNSSFYQEVDFTSGRILSVDDCYRTEGNPILKEIFTNKKGRISEMISNEVGIKSETAREILNFSALLVVSYLKNNIQLLDSLKLLLEEQKRDILNSIQPGIKIILGFSCYESVEEKNQNIGRSIFTLFGHNFFSF encoded by the coding sequence ATGACCCCAAACCTACAAATTGAACTTAGACGTTTTATTTCTTCTAATGTTGTTTCAAAGCTAAACAAGTTTTATTTTGAAAATGATGCACTCCTAATAAAGGGAATTGATGTTTCGATAGGTACGGTTTTAATGGGACTCTATAACAAGGCCGAAGAATCTGGTTTTTACAAAGAGATTGTTTCTCAAATCGAAGACAACTCAAGTTTTTATCAGGAAGTCGATTTTACTTCTGGCAGAATTTTATCAGTCGACGATTGTTATCGCACAGAAGGAAATCCAATATTAAAAGAAATCTTTACCAATAAAAAAGGCAGAATTTCTGAAATGATTTCAAACGAAGTCGGCATCAAAAGCGAAACAGCCCGCGAAATACTTAACTTCTCTGCACTCCTTGTAGTCTCTTATCTTAAAAATAACATTCAGTTACTTGATAGTCTAAAACTCCTTTTAGAAGAACAAAAAAGAGACATTTTAAACAGCATTCAACCCGGAATCAAAATTATCCTTGGCTTTTCATGTTACGAATCTGTTGAAGAAAAAAACCAAAACATCGGAAGATCAATCTTTACACTTTTCGGACATAATTTTTTTAGTTTCTAA
- a CDS encoding pseudouridine synthase: MNNKEGNNKRGGSRPNSSRSNSSKPKPPMAKRAQGPKKVKPEVKAAQEAAAEKLRKQNQPAKRQKASDEIRLNKYISNSGVCSRRDADLYIQSGNVKVNGVPVTEMGYLVKLNDVVNFDGVTLTPEKKEYILLNKPKNFTTALDEGQEYRNVLELVRAATNAKIAPIGRMDKNTTGLLLFTNDTDMIRKFSLPNQKSPKIYQVSLDKNLKFEDLEKISKGLVLDGHRVSVEEISYIEKEPKSEVGLKLRSSNVKVVRAIFENFDYNVLRIDRVSFAGLTKKNLPRGNWRFLTDQEVINLKNA, encoded by the coding sequence ATGAACAACAAGGAAGGCAATAATAAAAGAGGCGGATCTAGACCAAATAGCTCAAGATCAAACTCCAGCAAGCCAAAACCTCCTATGGCTAAGCGCGCGCAAGGGCCAAAAAAAGTAAAACCTGAAGTTAAAGCAGCTCAGGAAGCAGCGGCAGAAAAACTTAGAAAACAAAATCAACCGGCTAAAAGACAAAAAGCTTCGGATGAAATTCGTTTGAACAAATACATCTCAAATTCAGGGGTTTGTTCACGTCGTGATGCCGATTTATATATTCAGTCAGGAAATGTTAAAGTAAACGGTGTACCGGTTACTGAAATGGGATATTTAGTAAAACTAAATGATGTTGTAAATTTTGACGGTGTTACTTTGACTCCGGAAAAGAAGGAATATATTTTGCTAAACAAACCTAAAAACTTTACTACTGCTCTTGATGAAGGTCAGGAATATCGTAACGTTCTGGAACTTGTTCGTGCGGCTACAAATGCAAAAATTGCTCCTATTGGAAGAATGGATAAAAACACAACTGGATTGTTGTTGTTTACAAACGATACTGATATGATTCGTAAATTTAGTTTACCAAATCAGAAATCACCTAAAATCTATCAGGTTTCTTTAGACAAAAACTTAAAATTTGAAGATTTAGAAAAAATAAGCAAAGGTTTAGTTCTTGACGGCCACCGTGTATCTGTTGAGGAAATAAGCTATATCGAGAAAGAACCAAAAAGTGAAGTAGGTCTTAAACTGCGCTCATCAAATGTAAAGGTTGTACGTGCAATTTTTGAAAACTTCGACTATAACGTACTTCGTATTGACCGTGTTTCTTTTGCAGGTTTAACAAAAAAGAATCTTCCTAGAGGTAACTGGCGATTTTTGACAGACCAAGAAGTTATTAATTTGAAAAACGCATAA
- a CDS encoding geranylgeranylglycerol-phosphate geranylgeranyltransferase, with translation MLSRQHKLLVMKIVSLFSVVRGYNIPIIILAQYLSAIFILAPEKRALDILLDFYLFLIVFASAVTIASGYIINNFYDSQKDLINRPNKSMLDRLVSQKTKLTVYFSLNFLAVLMAGIVSWRAFLFFSAYIFLIWFYSHKIKKYPIVGNLTAAFMAVIPFFAILLYFYNSISFEEIENHRSHFVVISAHAMFLFLLLLIREMIKDLENLKGDLANDYHTIPITYNEKVSKQIITVLTFLTIIPVYILVNIYDVGYMDIYFYACFIVLIFFLFYLWKSNSKEQFLLLHNVLKFLIVSGVFCIVLINPSVLWHGKQLISTF, from the coding sequence ATGTTAAGCAGACAGCACAAACTTTTAGTAATGAAAATTGTTAGTTTGTTCTCTGTGGTACGCGGCTATAATATTCCTATTATTATTCTGGCACAATACTTATCTGCAATATTTATTCTTGCTCCAGAAAAAAGAGCTTTAGATATTCTATTGGATTTTTATTTGTTTTTGATCGTTTTTGCTTCGGCAGTTACAATTGCTTCAGGTTATATAATCAATAATTTTTACGACAGCCAGAAAGATTTAATTAATCGACCAAATAAATCAATGCTGGACAGATTAGTGAGTCAGAAAACAAAGTTGACAGTTTATTTCAGTCTTAATTTTTTAGCGGTTTTAATGGCTGGAATTGTTTCCTGGCGTGCATTTTTATTCTTTTCTGCTTATATTTTTCTGATTTGGTTTTATTCTCATAAAATTAAAAAATACCCTATTGTAGGGAATTTAACAGCTGCTTTTATGGCTGTAATTCCATTTTTTGCGATTTTGCTTTACTTCTACAATTCGATTTCGTTTGAGGAAATTGAAAATCACCGCAGTCATTTTGTGGTAATTTCGGCACATGCCATGTTTTTGTTTTTACTGCTTTTGATTCGGGAAATGATAAAAGATTTAGAAAACTTAAAAGGCGATTTGGCTAATGATTATCATACAATTCCAATTACTTATAACGAAAAGGTTTCAAAACAAATTATTACTGTTTTGACGTTTTTAACCATCATTCCTGTTTATATTTTGGTAAACATTTATGATGTAGGATACATGGATATTTACTTCTATGCGTGTTTTATTGTTTTGATTTTTTTTCTGTTTTATCTCTGGAAATCCAATTCAAAAGAACAGTTTTTGTTACTGCATAACGTTTTAAAATTCCTGATTGTTTCTGGTGTTTTTTGTATTGTTCTGATTAATCCAAGTGTTTTATGGCATGGTAAACAATTGATTTCTACATTTTAA
- a CDS encoding HAD family hydrolase, with product MKFKGIIFDLDGTLVNSLEDISDAMNKVLTALNYPTHTYDTYQYFIGSGLRNLVSKALPASNSSDDEIESCFECMVDEYTKICTLKTKPYEGIVELLENLTSQNIKMAVFSNKADELTKKIACELFPKQFDTAVGLSTEALKKPNPFEAIEISKKWNLKPEEILFVGDSDIDMKTAVNANMFPVGVTWGYRTQEELKSSGAKVVINTASELIRII from the coding sequence ATGAAATTTAAAGGAATTATTTTTGATTTAGACGGTACATTAGTCAATTCGTTAGAAGACATCTCAGATGCGATGAATAAAGTACTTACCGCTTTAAATTATCCTACACATACTTACGACACATATCAATATTTTATTGGGAGCGGTTTAAGAAATCTGGTAAGTAAAGCTTTACCTGCTTCAAACAGTTCTGACGATGAAATCGAAAGTTGTTTTGAATGCATGGTCGATGAATACACTAAAATCTGTACGCTCAAAACAAAACCTTATGAAGGCATTGTAGAATTGTTAGAAAATCTGACTTCGCAAAACATCAAAATGGCTGTTTTCTCCAACAAAGCAGATGAATTGACAAAGAAAATAGCTTGTGAATTATTTCCAAAACAATTCGACACAGCTGTTGGTTTAAGCACAGAAGCGCTTAAGAAACCGAATCCGTTTGAAGCGATTGAAATCAGTAAAAAATGGAATTTAAAACCAGAAGAAATCCTGTTTGTAGGCGATTCTGATATTGATATGAAAACTGCGGTAAACGCCAATATGTTTCCTGTGGGCGTTACTTGGGGCTACAGAACCCAAGAAGAATTGAAATCTAGCGGGGCAAAAGTGGTTATCAATACTGCTTCAGAATTAATTAGAATTATATAA
- a CDS encoding MBL fold metallo-hydrolase, whose protein sequence is MKNIAKEVYQIPLFPRNAINCYIIEDVLIDAGIRTSANKIIKTIKGKNITKHALTHAHADHQGSSKIICETLNIPLLCSEPEKAFAENGNVITEYPNPNHFISKFQENFWAGKGHPVSQTLKERDQIGGFTVIETPGHSSGHISFFRENDGVLIVGDVMTNMNLLTTKVGLHEPPHLFTADKETNRKSILKLASLKPKILCFGHGPVLFNNGELEKFVHYLFNHQMLAFKTVANPTQAKYGISK, encoded by the coding sequence ATGAAAAATATCGCCAAAGAAGTTTACCAGATTCCGTTATTTCCTCGCAACGCTATTAATTGTTATATAATTGAAGATGTTTTAATTGACGCAGGAATTAGAACTTCTGCCAATAAAATAATAAAAACAATTAAAGGCAAAAACATTACCAAACACGCCTTGACGCACGCTCATGCCGATCATCAGGGAAGCAGTAAAATTATCTGCGAAACTTTGAACATTCCTCTTTTATGCAGTGAACCTGAAAAAGCATTTGCAGAAAATGGAAATGTAATTACAGAATATCCAAATCCAAATCATTTTATTTCGAAATTTCAGGAGAATTTCTGGGCAGGAAAAGGACATCCGGTTTCTCAAACCTTAAAAGAACGCGATCAAATTGGCGGATTCACGGTTATTGAAACACCAGGACATTCAAGTGGACATATTTCTTTTTTCAGGGAAAACGATGGTGTTTTAATTGTAGGCGATGTGATGACCAATATGAATCTTCTAACAACAAAAGTCGGTTTGCATGAACCTCCACATTTGTTTACCGCTGACAAAGAAACCAATAGAAAATCCATTCTAAAATTGGCTTCGCTAAAACCAAAAATACTTTGTTTTGGTCACGGACCTGTTCTATTTAATAATGGGGAATTGGAAAAATTTGTTCACTACTTATTCAACCACCAAATGCTGGCATTTAAAACTGTTGCAAATCCAACCCAGGCTAAATATGGAATCAGTAAATAA
- a CDS encoding Crp/Fnr family transcriptional regulator: MTKKYISLQKQITAIASFSENEIETIASCFEYEKFTAKDFLSSMGKISSKIFFIVEGLARVYYLKDGKEITTYLSCDEGFIASYSSFINQSVSFENIQCIEDCEVLSITFEKMQFLYNEIPNWERVGRILAEQNYLCMADRVLKLQMIPAKEKYQTFLASAPAKIIQRTPLIYIASFLGITPESLSRIRQHIS, from the coding sequence TTGACAAAAAAATATATTTCACTACAAAAACAAATTACAGCAATTGCCTCTTTTTCTGAAAATGAAATTGAGACAATTGCTTCTTGTTTTGAATATGAAAAATTTACGGCTAAAGATTTTCTTTCTTCGATGGGAAAAATCAGCAGTAAAATCTTTTTTATTGTTGAAGGTCTTGCTCGTGTTTATTACTTAAAAGACGGAAAAGAAATTACGACTTATTTAAGCTGTGACGAGGGTTTTATCGCTTCGTACTCCAGTTTTATAAATCAATCGGTTTCTTTTGAAAATATTCAATGTATCGAAGACTGCGAAGTGCTTTCGATTACTTTTGAAAAAATGCAGTTTTTGTATAATGAAATTCCGAATTGGGAACGTGTTGGAAGAATTTTAGCAGAGCAGAACTACCTGTGTATGGCCGATCGGGTTTTAAAACTTCAAATGATTCCTGCCAAAGAAAAATACCAGACATTTTTAGCTTCGGCTCCAGCCAAAATAATTCAACGAACACCTTTAATTTATATCGCTTCTTTTCTCGGAATTACACCTGAATCTTTAAGCAGAATCCGTCAGCACATTTCTTAA
- a CDS encoding four helix bundle protein, which translates to MEKKNIIKEKSFAFAIDIVNLYKVLIEKKEFVLSRQVVRSGTSIGANIRESEHAQSKADFIHKLSISLKEANETEYWLDLLYETKYLSEIEFQNIKPKIIELLRLLTSIIKTSKNI; encoded by the coding sequence ATGGAAAAGAAAAACATAATTAAAGAAAAATCTTTTGCTTTTGCAATCGATATTGTAAATCTTTATAAAGTTTTAATTGAAAAAAAAGAATTTGTTTTATCCAGACAAGTTGTGCGTTCAGGAACATCTATAGGTGCAAACATAAGGGAATCTGAACATGCTCAAAGTAAAGCAGATTTTATCCATAAGTTATCAATTTCATTAAAAGAAGCAAATGAAACAGAATATTGGTTAGATTTGCTTTATGAAACAAAATATCTTTCAGAGATAGAATTTCAAAATATTAAACCTAAAATTATTGAGTTATTAAGATTGCTTACAAGCATAATTAAAACTTCAAAAAACATATAA
- a CDS encoding TspO/MBR family protein has product MNKFVKIAIALVICLTVGYSAGVVTKPSIETWYVTLEKPVFNPPNWVFMPVWTVIYILMAVAAALVWDKIKQQTEEVKKALLFFIIQLALNAIWSYLFFGLKNPMLALIEIVLLWLMIYETYLKFIKINRTAGYLLIPYLAWVGFATVLNASIWWLNK; this is encoded by the coding sequence ATGAATAAGTTCGTAAAAATCGCCATAGCTTTAGTAATTTGTTTAACAGTAGGGTATTCTGCAGGAGTGGTTACAAAGCCAAGTATTGAAACTTGGTACGTAACCCTGGAAAAGCCAGTTTTTAATCCTCCAAATTGGGTTTTTATGCCAGTTTGGACAGTGATCTACATCTTAATGGCCGTTGCAGCAGCTTTGGTTTGGGATAAAATAAAGCAGCAGACAGAAGAAGTTAAAAAGGCATTGCTTTTTTTTATAATTCAATTGGCATTAAATGCGATTTGGTCTTATTTATTCTTCGGATTAAAAAATCCAATGTTAGCTTTAATTGAAATTGTGCTTTTATGGCTGATGATTTATGAAACGTATTTAAAGTTTATCAAAATTAATAGAACTGCAGGTTATTTACTGATTCCATATTTAGCCTGGGTTGGATTTGCAACAGTTTTAAATGCCAGCATTTGGTGGTTGAATAAGTAG
- a CDS encoding diphosphomevalonate/mevalonate 3,5-bisphosphate decarboxylase family protein, producing the protein MLTAADFIPNLYTSTIENGSFEWSAPSNIALVKYWGKKENQIPANPSVSFTLNNCKTITKLSFSKKDASTSLNVTNSFSFDLLFEGKPKEDFKPKIQKFLERVEVYLPFLKEYHFTIDTQNTFPHSSGIASSASGMAALAMNFMSLERKLNPEMADDYFYQKASFLARLGSGSACRSVKGNVVVWGNQANIEGSTDLFGVEFPYTIHENFKNYQDTILLVDKGEKQVSSTVGHDLMHNHPYAERRFAQAHENLDKLIAIFEKGNLNEFIKVVESEALTLHAMMMTSMPYFILMKPNTLQIINAIWKFRNETQIPVCFTLDAGANVHVLYPENVKEKVLQFIQDELVVFCQNSQYICDKIGEGALLIDN; encoded by the coding sequence ATGTTAACAGCAGCTGATTTTATACCAAATCTATATACTTCAACGATCGAAAACGGAAGCTTTGAATGGAGCGCTCCAAGCAACATTGCCTTAGTGAAATACTGGGGAAAAAAAGAAAACCAGATCCCAGCAAATCCTTCTGTAAGTTTTACTTTGAATAATTGTAAAACAATTACAAAACTTTCCTTCTCTAAAAAAGACGCTTCGACTTCACTCAACGTGACAAATAGTTTTTCTTTTGATTTGCTTTTTGAAGGAAAACCAAAAGAAGATTTTAAACCGAAGATTCAGAAGTTTTTAGAAAGAGTTGAAGTTTATCTGCCGTTTTTAAAAGAGTATCATTTTACGATTGACACTCAGAACACTTTTCCGCACAGTTCAGGAATTGCTTCTTCGGCTTCTGGAATGGCTGCACTGGCGATGAATTTTATGAGTTTAGAAAGAAAATTGAATCCAGAAATGGCGGATGATTATTTCTATCAAAAAGCTTCATTTCTAGCTCGATTAGGTTCTGGAAGTGCCTGCCGAAGTGTGAAAGGAAATGTAGTCGTTTGGGGAAATCAGGCTAATATTGAAGGAAGTACAGATTTATTTGGTGTTGAATTTCCGTATACAATCCACGAAAACTTCAAGAATTATCAAGATACCATTTTATTAGTTGATAAAGGCGAAAAACAAGTTTCGAGCACAGTCGGTCATGATTTAATGCACAATCATCCTTATGCAGAAAGACGTTTTGCGCAAGCACATGAAAATCTGGATAAATTAATCGCCATTTTTGAAAAAGGAAATTTAAACGAGTTTATAAAAGTTGTAGAAAGTGAAGCATTGACGCTGCATGCTATGATGATGACATCTATGCCCTATTTCATTTTGATGAAACCTAATACGCTTCAAATCATAAATGCGATCTGGAAATTCAGAAACGAAACCCAGATTCCAGTATGTTTTACGCTTGATGCTGGAGCAAATGTACACGTTCTTTATCCTGAAAATGTTAAAGAAAAAGTACTTCAATTTATTCAGGACGAATTAGTTGTATTTTGTCAGAATAGTCAATACATTTGCGACAAAATTGGAGAGGGCGCATTATTAATTGATAATTGA